A region from the Paenibacillus humicola genome encodes:
- the glmM gene encoding phosphoglucosamine mutase, whose product MGKYFGTDGVRGVANRELTPELAYKIGRCGGYVLAGKADRPKVVIGLDTRISGPMLEAALIAGLLSIGASVVRLGVVTTPAVAYLTRTLGADAGVMISASHNPVEDNGIKFFGGDGFKLSDDTELEIERLMDAEADVLPRPEGGEIGTVTVNDHASRVYLDFLKTTVSHSFAGLKIVLDCANGAAYALAPAVFRELGAEVITVGAEPNGLNINDGVGSTHPEYLRGEVLKHGADLGLSFDGDADRLIAIDENGEEVDGDFILCICGDALKREGKLKRDTVVTTVMSNIGFFKAAEKAGLNTAQTAVGDRYVMEEMRRGGYNLGGEQSGHVIFLDYNTTGDGILTALQLVNTLVGSGRKLSELRTLMRKYPQVLVNVRVADKSMYKDNTAINTVIAEVEAELGDNGRVLVRPSGTESLIRVMAEGPEKELVEAYVARIAETVRSELGGVS is encoded by the coding sequence ATGGGAAAATATTTCGGAACCGACGGTGTGCGAGGCGTCGCCAACCGCGAACTGACGCCGGAGCTGGCGTATAAAATCGGCCGCTGCGGCGGTTATGTGCTGGCGGGCAAAGCCGACCGTCCGAAGGTGGTCATCGGCCTCGACACGCGCATATCCGGCCCGATGCTGGAGGCGGCGCTGATCGCCGGGCTGCTCTCGATCGGCGCGAGCGTCGTGCGGCTCGGTGTCGTAACGACGCCGGCCGTCGCGTATTTGACGCGCACCCTGGGAGCGGACGCGGGCGTCATGATTTCCGCTTCGCATAATCCGGTCGAGGATAATGGCATTAAATTTTTCGGCGGGGACGGCTTCAAGCTGTCCGACGACACGGAGCTTGAGATCGAACGGCTGATGGATGCCGAAGCCGATGTGCTTCCGCGTCCGGAAGGCGGCGAGATCGGAACCGTAACCGTCAACGATCACGCAAGCCGTGTTTATCTGGATTTTCTGAAAACAACGGTATCGCATTCGTTCGCCGGGCTAAAAATCGTCCTCGACTGCGCCAATGGGGCGGCCTACGCGCTGGCGCCCGCCGTCTTCCGCGAGCTTGGGGCGGAAGTGATCACGGTCGGGGCGGAGCCGAACGGGCTCAATATCAACGACGGGGTCGGCTCGACGCACCCGGAATATTTGCGCGGGGAAGTGCTGAAGCATGGCGCGGATCTCGGCCTGTCGTTCGACGGCGACGCGGACCGGCTGATCGCGATCGACGAGAACGGAGAAGAGGTCGACGGCGACTTTATTTTGTGCATTTGCGGCGATGCGTTAAAGCGCGAGGGCAAGCTGAAGAGGGATACGGTCGTGACGACCGTCATGAGCAATATCGGCTTCTTCAAAGCGGCCGAGAAGGCTGGGTTGAATACGGCGCAGACGGCCGTAGGCGACCGTTACGTGATGGAGGAAATGAGACGCGGCGGCTACAACCTTGGTGGCGAACAGTCCGGGCATGTTATTTTCCTCGACTACAATACGACGGGCGACGGCATTCTGACCGCGCTGCAGCTGGTGAATACGCTGGTCGGCTCGGGCCGGAAGCTGAGCGAGCTCAGAACCCTGATGAGAAAGTATCCGCAGGTACTGGTTAATGTTCGCGTTGCGGACAAAAGCATGTACAAGGATAACACGGCGATTAATACGGTCATTGCCGAGGTCGAAGCCGAGCTGGGGGACAACGGCCGTGTGCTTGTCCGGCCATCCGGCACGGAATCGCTGATTCGCGTCATGGCCGAAGGACCGGAGAAAGAGCTGGTTGAAGCGTATGTTGCGCGGATCGCCGAGACGGTACGGTCGGAGCTTGGCGGGGTATCCTGA
- a CDS encoding zf-HC2 domain-containing protein, which yields MNCNVAIIWMHEYLDGDLPREDAEELKGHLQSCADCCSRFEQLERTEALTHQLMDAKSPLEPEQSAALTARIMNGLPPQRRRAGWMRWIRNHPAVTVAAVFVLVMFTSFTAMWQQDRELTVRGTDLAEVVINGDTVTVPEGARINGDLTIENGEAKVLGDVEGNVTVIEGSLYQASTAHISGQVKTIDQALDWFWYKVTTTFSKLSY from the coding sequence ATGAATTGCAACGTCGCCATCATTTGGATGCATGAATATTTGGACGGCGATCTGCCCCGGGAGGATGCGGAAGAGCTGAAGGGCCACCTGCAGTCGTGCGCAGACTGCTGCTCCCGCTTCGAACAGCTCGAACGTACCGAGGCGCTGACGCACCAGCTCATGGATGCGAAGAGCCCGCTTGAACCGGAGCAGTCCGCGGCGCTGACCGCCCGCATTATGAACGGACTGCCCCCGCAGCGCAGGAGAGCCGGCTGGATGCGCTGGATCCGCAATCATCCCGCCGTGACCGTAGCGGCCGTATTCGTGCTTGTCATGTTTACCAGCTTTACGGCGATGTGGCAGCAGGACCGTGAGCTGACCGTCCGCGGCACGGATTTGGCGGAGGTTGTCATCAACGGCGATACGGTAACGGTTCCCGAAGGCGCGCGCATAAACGGTGATTTGACGATCGAGAACGGCGAAGCGAAGGTGCTTGGCGACGTCGAAGGCAATGTAACCGTGATTGAAGGCTCCTTGTACCAGGCTTCGACCGCGCATATTTCCGGCCAGGTGAAGACGATCGACCAAGCGCTCGACTGGTTCTGGTATAAAGTGACAACAACATTCAGCAAACTGTCTTATTAA
- the cdaA gene encoding diadenylate cyclase CdaA: MSYFSDLTWQEWIKDIIDIAIVSYIIYKLILLVRGTRAVQLLKGIFVLVATWAVSTWFDLYTLKWLMNQMFTFGVVTVLIIFQPELRRALEQLGRGKLFSRTSVVERDINERIGEIIKTVNYLAKRKIGALIVFERTTGLSDYIESGIRMESILSSELLINIFIPNTPLHDGAVIVRGNQIMAAGCYLPLSENPFISKELGTRHRAGIGVTEVCDAVSIIVSEETGQVSLAVGGMIVRDIKEESLISKLFDELNPNSKERDPRGTKAPFWKRWGGKQNG; this comes from the coding sequence ATGAGCTACTTTAGCGACTTGACCTGGCAGGAATGGATCAAAGATATCATCGATATCGCGATCGTCAGCTATATTATATATAAATTGATTTTGCTCGTTCGCGGAACCCGCGCCGTCCAGCTGCTGAAGGGGATCTTCGTGCTTGTCGCGACGTGGGCGGTCAGCACCTGGTTCGACCTGTACACGCTGAAATGGCTCATGAACCAGATGTTCACGTTCGGGGTCGTAACGGTGCTGATCATTTTCCAGCCGGAGCTCAGGCGGGCGTTGGAGCAGCTCGGAAGGGGCAAGCTGTTCAGCCGCACGTCCGTCGTGGAGCGGGATATTAACGAACGAATCGGAGAAATTATTAAAACCGTTAATTATTTGGCCAAGCGGAAAATAGGCGCTTTGATCGTGTTCGAGCGGACGACCGGATTGTCCGACTATATCGAATCCGGGATCCGGATGGAATCGATACTGAGCTCGGAGCTGCTTATCAACATTTTTATTCCGAATACGCCGCTGCACGACGGAGCGGTGATCGTGCGCGGTAACCAAATTATGGCGGCGGGCTGTTATTTGCCGCTGTCGGAGAACCCTTTTATCAGCAAGGAGCTGGGTACGCGCCACCGCGCGGGCATCGGAGTGACCGAGGTGTGCGATGCCGTATCCATTATCGTTTCGGAGGAAACCGGACAGGTGTCGCTTGCGGTCGGCGGCATGATCGTTCGTGACATAAAGGAAGAATCGCTGATTTCGAAGCTCTTCGACGAGCTCAATCCGAATTCGAAGGAGCGGGATCCTCGCGGAACGAAAGCGCCTTTCTGGAAACGATGGGGAGGCAAACAAAATGGATAA
- a CDS encoding CdaR family protein: MDKWLSHPTSLKIISLVIGILLWAVVHFDSEKSPNTVASLTETKVIDAVKVEATGLDDKNYALRVIEPSTIRLTVRGTASNLVFATPDDFQVTVDVSGAKEGRQVLPVTVSLPRGIERIGVEPSVVTVELEKMVTKEFEVQITTEGQPANNYKLGEPIVKPNNRVHITLPEDRMDDVGFVGANISVEGEEDTVNEKKLKVNVLDKDGNEMNDAQINPSVVEVEVPITKPFKKLPLQLGLTGKMPDGLAISSFQPSVDQVTIYGPQEMLDRYDFYDGLSIDLSKLKQSGTMELNIPPEDGIASVDPNKVTVDYTVVPAATKVLPQLKVGLIGLSDGLKAKLVTPESGMLDLPIQGAPNMLKDVGVQDVQLIADLSGLGPGSHVVPVEIHLPRFIEDHLDGPLSVTVEITDASHPPDAGQTTGKADSGASTGDAASGTGSQTGGAALSGGGETAQGNDQQQAVQPGEPNEQTGQETVPSGGPNGQAAHTDAAVEGSEGTGGMSADAGTGTSTDAGGSTASGG, translated from the coding sequence ATGGATAAATGGCTGAGCCACCCGACCTCGCTCAAAATCATTTCGCTTGTGATCGGCATTCTGCTGTGGGCGGTCGTCCATTTCGACTCGGAGAAATCGCCGAATACGGTCGCGTCGTTGACGGAGACAAAGGTGATCGATGCCGTCAAAGTGGAGGCCACCGGGCTGGACGATAAAAATTACGCGCTGCGGGTGATCGAACCTTCGACAATCCGGCTCACGGTGCGGGGAACGGCTTCGAATCTCGTATTTGCAACCCCGGACGACTTCCAGGTGACGGTCGACGTCAGCGGCGCGAAGGAGGGCCGGCAGGTGCTGCCGGTGACTGTGAGCCTGCCGCGCGGGATTGAGCGGATCGGCGTGGAGCCGAGCGTTGTCACCGTCGAGCTGGAAAAAATGGTGACCAAGGAATTCGAGGTGCAGATCACGACGGAAGGCCAGCCGGCGAACAATTACAAGCTCGGCGAGCCGATCGTGAAGCCGAACAATCGGGTACATATCACGCTTCCCGAAGACCGCATGGACGATGTCGGCTTCGTCGGCGCGAATATTTCGGTCGAAGGCGAAGAGGATACCGTCAACGAGAAGAAGCTGAAGGTAAACGTACTCGACAAGGACGGCAACGAGATGAACGACGCCCAAATCAATCCGAGCGTCGTCGAGGTGGAAGTACCGATTACGAAGCCGTTCAAGAAGCTTCCGCTGCAGTTGGGTCTCACCGGGAAAATGCCCGACGGTCTGGCGATTTCGTCCTTTCAGCCGAGCGTCGATCAGGTTACGATCTATGGGCCGCAGGAGATGCTGGACCGGTATGATTTCTACGACGGACTGAGCATCGACTTGTCGAAATTGAAGCAATCGGGTACGATGGAGCTCAACATCCCTCCCGAGGACGGCATTGCCAGCGTCGATCCGAACAAGGTTACGGTCGATTACACGGTTGTCCCGGCCGCAACGAAGGTGCTGCCGCAGCTGAAGGTCGGCCTGATCGGCCTTTCGGACGGACTGAAGGCAAAGCTCGTTACGCCGGAAAGCGGCATGCTGGATCTGCCCATCCAGGGGGCGCCGAATATGCTGAAGGATGTAGGCGTACAGGACGTTCAATTGATCGCCGATTTGAGCGGACTGGGACCGGGCAGCCACGTGGTGCCGGTGGAAATTCATCTGCCGCGTTTTATCGAGGATCATTTGGACGGCCCGCTCAGCGTCACGGTTGAGATAACGGACGCTTCGCACCCGCCTGACGCAGGGCAGACAACCGGCAAAGCCGATTCCGGGGCCTCGACCGGTGACGCCGCCTCCGGTACCGGCAGCCAGACAGGCGGGGCAGCGCTGTCCGGAGGCGGCGAGACGGCGCAAGGAAACGATCAGCAGCAAGCCGTCCAGCCGGGCGAGCCGAATGAGCAGACCGGACAGGAAACCGTTCCGTCCGGCGGGCCGAATGGGCAGGCAGCGCATACGGATGCTGCCGTCGAAGGGTCGGAGGGGACGGGAGGAATGTCGGCTGATGCCGGTACCGGGACCTCTACAGACGCGGGCGGGAGCACCGCTTCGGGAGGGTAA